In Vicia villosa cultivar HV-30 ecotype Madison, WI linkage group LG7, Vvil1.0, whole genome shotgun sequence, the DNA window TTCTCATTAATTTTCTCAAATTCAACAGTCCATTTAGCAGCAGCAGTGCCATTAGCCTTAGTAATTACTTGAATGATAAGCTTAAAGGTCTTATAGTGCTTGTCAATATCTCCACCAAACAGCTTATAGGTGTTTCTTTTCTTCTGTTCATCAACTTCTTCAATACTTTCATAACAAGTTTGTACCTCACCATCTGTTATGATGACAAGAGTAATTAAtaccaagaagaagaaaaaattgtACATGAGAATCATAGAAAACATGTCTTAAAAAGAATAACtttatagtaataaaaataacataaaaaaataatttattaataatttaactacaacaaaatctatacctaaataCACTTAATGATAGATAATTCTAAGTCAAAAGAGATTATTTAGTTGACATGTTAACTGAGTTAGAAATATAAAATTACCTATGACATAAGACCAGTGCTTAACTGTATCAGTGTCATGCCAGTCTTCACCATCATGCAGCTTGGTATGACGAACTCTTTCACAATGTTTTTGCACTTGGTGAAGTTCTGTAGCTATAAGTTTGTAAAACTTGTTAGCGGATGTTTTGATGCCAACTTCAGTACTAAGCTTACCATAGAGCACCATTTCTTGGGAAGAAAAACTAAAGGAGAAAGGAAAAACAAAGGTTGATGTGAGGAAAGTGTATGCAACTCCATGctttaaatagaaaaaattggACTAAAATGTCAACATCAATAATTATAAATTCTTTATAAAGTTCAATTTTTAATTAGAAATTCTAAAATTTTAATCTACAAACTCTAATTAAACCTATGTTGTACACTTTACTCTGCACGTTATATCCCACCTATATTATATTACCCATTTACatttaataaacaattaaaattttcCTTTCAATTTATTTTTGGTAATATTAATGTATTTCTAATATTACAACTATTCCCtcgttctttttgtttttttaaatttttatctaCACCCAAAAAAACAATCAAGTCTTATCCCAATAAGGGAAAATAAGTGAGATCGGTTACAtgaattaatttttgacataattttttattcaaaatcatgTTTCTTTCCAACTCGTTAatcattatattttaataatttctcTTATGATATTTCTAGATCATTCTCTTCCTCTAATCGTTTGAGTTCTCTCCGTCTGATCTATTCACTTTACAACATAATCTACCAGTATTCTCTCTACATGCACAAACTATCTAAatctattttccaccatcttttgtattaaaTGTGCAACTACAACATTCTCTTTAATATTGTTATTTCTAATATTACATTGtctagtcttaccacacatctgaaggatagaaaaacacttagaaaggggggggattgaataagtgtgactttaaatcttggacgataaaaataaatgcacaaatatttttatcctggttcgctgttaacgaagctactccagtccacccccgcagagatgatttacctcaactgaggatttaatccactaatcgcacggattacaatggttttccacttagccgcaactaagtcttccagagtcttctgatcacaacctgatcactccaggaacaactgcttagttcactcctaagactttttctagagtctactgatcaacacgatcactctaggcttagttcactcctaagactttctgctcagccaactgccaagacttcctgctcagccaactgctaagacttcctagagtatactgatcaactgatcactctagttccttacaacttaatgtaatctattcaagagtttacaaatgcttcttaaaagcgataatcacaactgtgatatttctcttacaatttaagcttaatctcactaagatattacaacagcaatgtagtgagctttgatgaagatgaagattctgagtttagatttgaacagcgtttcagcaagtttgatataagttgattttgtgcagaatcgttaaccttgcttctcatcagaacttcatatttataggcgttgagaagatgaccgttgaatgcatttaatgctttgcgtgttccgtacagctttgcatttaatgttatacgcttttgtcaactacctcgagccttgttcacgctgtgtctactgacgtagcctttagtagctttaacgttccttttgtcagtcagcgtagtctgccacgtgtacttccttctgatctgatgtttgtgaatacgacgtttgaatatcatcagagtcaaacagcttggtgcacagcatcttctgatcttctgaccttgaagtgcttctgagcgtgataccatcttctgattttcagtgctcctgatctcatgttcttctgatgcttccatagacccatgttctgattctgcttcgaccatcttctgatgtcttgccagaccatgttctgatgttgcatgctgaaccattcgagacacatcttctgagcgctgaattatgcgtactctttatatatttcctgaaagggaaattgcattggattagagtaccatattatcttaagcaaaattcatattattgttatcatcaaaactaagataattgataagaacaaatcttgttctaacaatctccccctttttgatgatgacaaaaacatatataaatgatatgaatttgcgatcagaaagagtagacggcaaaagacaaattacacagctatagcataagcatatgaatatgtctccccctgagattaacaatctccccctgagataaataatctccccctgaaataaatactcgaagaactttgataaaagacttccctgattatttcggtagagacgatcatataagcttctgccttcagagaattcatagcttctgacttctgcttccattggacagcttcagaacttgaatttctttgatcttcagaacattcacagcttctgacttctgctttcattcaggacagcttcagaacttgaattactggatcttttagaacattcacatcttctgatttctgcttccctcggatagcttcagaactttgaatgtctaccaacatcacttcatgctagatttgtatcagaacattgttgaatgtaccagagcatcatctgagcatctctacatcctgaaatgttacagaacaaaaactaaacgacaaaagtcagcatgaacgagttagaacataaaatgtatattcaaatacatgatatgtatcagagccaaatgtatcagagcatttaggctaaaaacatgtatcagagcaaataatgtatcagagccataacattatatgtatcagggcaaatagaattttgtcataacaggatagacaatgatattcaaattctattatcagtgcttctgattcattcttctttcttgcttctgatctctgaagcttgacagcactcagcttgcttcagtttccatggttttgcttctagtgtttgctttgaagattcacttcacttctctgtacctgcaaaacacttaaaccatatagaacttgcagttcttgttagtgaatgtgtgggagcctttacccagcaactgatagatttaatcaaatcatttatcatttatctttctccccctttttgtcataacatcaaaaagaatataaaaaaaattcagatgtataaaacgacaaaagaaaacatttactggaatgtaaaacacaaagaaacttttttattgatcagcaaaagaggattacaagaagaatgcaggaaaacagatgcaacaaggaaaggaaactacaaagaccaaaagactaagatcctagcctacgcaaaatccgcgccagaacatcatgaatcccgtcagtgcttgtagcttgccttgtcatgaaggaacgaaactcagcattggctgcttcttgcgcgtccaaacgagaagccagcatagcttgattctgatgaagagtttccaaggtctccatcagagctgaggtttcaccagaagacgaagcaccagtatttctgcccagagggacagcaatctcagcagggtgatcttctggaagatcttcagcttgtgcatctcccatttcctcatctgagtctgactcagaaggagccttggcatattctggttcaggcagctcagaagttccatcttccaatgcttgaagaatagctgctaggtttgttggaggagtaggaccagcaacttcagcacgataaaccactactggaaagaccatgtgaggtgctttttcagaagggttcattctgaaccagttgaacagccactgaaaatctccagtcagcacaggaaaccagagcacagaagatcGGGGTTTCCataccacgatatctctgcagagattttcttcttccaactcatctgcaggtatcttctcttcaagaacacttctgttcctgatgagacagtggtggctgctctcaccaacttccaaccggagaccacgaacaccaggagcttcagacataatccttctctgagtgtctgtagccttctccagaaaatcctgacgaaaggtattccagaggttgtttgtagcatactcatccagatgattaaggtgagcagcacctagaatctccaaccagccatttacatcagcatgtaaaagctccagatatgtttgagtggtaggggttggaggattgacagtgaaccttgagtcgggaagaacaacactatagggattaggtgttctggtgggaaaaggatatgagagggatgaagaaatatctgatggaagggttaaaggagaggagatatcagatggtgaagaaggtggttccgagaggatgaatgaggaggaagaggtggtggaggtctttgaagagggaggtgattgacgggaaccgtcaaagggttgatacactttgagagggtcataggagatcctaactcttttagatttggtttctggttcagcagatgcttTTCTCTTTTgattcctatcattgtcttgattcccagagcttgacgatggattcatgatgaattttcagatattggaaactgctagggtttatgatatgaaaagagagagatgaaaaagaaaccaaatgcagagagagagaaatatgagagggaaaagaaacgtttgaagagtatataaaaaaaaactgaaagagagtaaatgatgaaaagcatttaatgttacgtgacatgaggagagataataatgacaaaagacgtgatttgcacagttacctaagtagacgtcccctcaactgcacgcacgcttgtccaggaatagtgaacacgtgtttaccatctggatagccagttacagctgttttgctttaaagagagattctgaatcaacttagacactgaaacgttagtaataactgaatcacaatttctaattgatttctatcagaacttcttaacaaaaatttcatatcaaaggatactcatacgtaagaatttctcatcttctcattctgagcttgtttctgaagacccaatttgtaccaattatattgaatccatccggtctaggaacaagatcccaaacatcattccttgtaaactgatttagttcttcttgcatagcaattatccagtctggatcttctagagcatgatcaacagaagttggctcgatcaaagatacaagacctaattgacagtctgcattgtttctaaggaatgctcttgttctgatttgatcatccttctttccaagaatgacatcttctgaatgaccagagatgagtctggatgatcttctgacagatggttcttcagaaatacttagatcctccagagaagctgatacttgatcttcagactctttgcttctgagaagctctgcttctgatgcgttgcttcttggctcaacaacttctgatatgtcaatatcacaacctgcaaaattatcaacttgctttggtttttcagaaccaagcttatcatcaaacctgatattgattgattcttctacaaccaatgtttcagtattgtatactctgtagccttttgagcgttcagaatatccaagaaggaaacacttttgagctttggaatcaaacttaccaagatgatctttagtgttcagaataaagcacacacatccaaaaggatggaaatatgaaatgttgggctttttattcttccacaattcatagggagtcttattaagaataggtctgatagagattctattctgaatataacatgcagtgtttattgcttctgcccagaaatgcttagccatattggtttcattgatcatggttctggccatttcttgcagagacctattctttcgttctacaaccccattttgctgtggagttctaggacaagagaaatcatgggcaataccattttctttgaagaattcttcaaaggatctgttctcaaattcaccaccatgatcacttctgacctttatgattttacactctttttcagattgaatctgaatgcagaaatcaaagaacactgaatgagtctcatccttgtgtttcaagaattttacccatgtccagcggctataatcatctacaatgactaatccatatttctttcctctgacagatgctgttttgactgggccaaacagatcaatgtgcaagagttctaatggccttgaggtagagacaacattcttagacttgaatgcaggtttggagaacttgcccttctgacatgcttcacaaagagcatctgattggaatttcaaattagggagtcctctgacaagattcagtttgttaatttgagagatctttctcaaactagcatgacctaatctcctgtgccagacccactgctcttcagaaacagacataagacaagtcaccttctgactcataagatcttgcagatctgtcttataaatgttgttcttcctcttgcctgtaaataggattgagccatccttctgatttacagccttgcaagactcttgattaaagattatatcataaccattgtcacttaattgactgatagataaaaggttatgtgttaatccttctacaagaagtacattagaaatggaaggagagttaccagactttatagttccagagccaattatcttgcccttctgatctcctccgaacttgacttctcctccagacttaagcaccaggtcttggaacatagaccttcttcctgtcatgtgtcgcgagcatccagagtccaggtaccatgacatgttgtgctttgtccttcttgcagccaaggatatctgcaataggaataatcttatccttaggtacccacatctttttgggtcctttcttgttagattttctcaagttctgattgaacttgggtttaacattgtaagcaataggaggaacagcatgataattcttaatgtgagtttcatgatatttcctaggttgtgtcacatgcttcttagtgtgtgttatgtgaaaactttgtgcatgtgaggtgtgcctaatatcatgagagtggccatacttgaactgatcatacaatggtttgtatgtaattttcatttcatcaacaggttcaagtttgtatggggtttcaccctcataaccaattccaactcttttgtttccagacacagcatatatcatagaagctagctgacttctgccaatacttctagataagaactttctgaaacttaaatcatattctttcagaatatggttcagactaggagtggatttttctgaatcagaaggagatccaacattattggataattttaaaagtttttcttttaattcagaattctccaactcaagcttctttgtttcaaattcaaattgctttttcagctttttgtatttgagactaatctgagacttgagttccagaagttcagttagaccggaaactaactcatctctagtaagttcagaaaatacctcttcagaatctgattctgatgtagattctgatccgtcatcttctgtcgccatcagcgcacagttggcctgctcatcttctgaatcatcttctgactcatcccaggttgccataagacctttcttcttatgaaactttttcttgggactttccttttgaagatttggagattcattcttgtagtgtccaggctcattgcattcatagcacatgaccttcttcttgtcaaatcttctttcatcagaagattctccacgttcaaatttccttgaacttctgaagcctctgaacttcctttgcttggtcttccagagttgatttagccttctggaaatcatggacagttcatcttcttcttcagattctgattcttcaggatcttcttctctggcctgaaaagcgttagtgcatttcttgatatttgattttaatgcaatagacttacctttcttttgaggctcatttgcgtccagctctatttcatgacttctcaaggcgctgataagctcttccagagaaacttcattcagattctttgcaatcttgaatgcagtcaccataggaccccatcttctgggtaagcttctgatgattttcttcacatgatcagccttggtgtatcctttgtcaagaactctcaatccagcagtaagagtttgaaatctcgaaa includes these proteins:
- the LOC131618538 gene encoding MLP-like protein 28 — encoded protein: MVLYGKLSTEVGIKTSANKFYKLIATELHQVQKHCERVRHTKLHDGEDWHDTDTVKHWSYVIDGEVQTCYESIEEVDEQKKRNTYKLFGGDIDKHYKTFKLIIQVITKANGTAAAKWTVEFEKINENIPPPNGWMEFLSKNTRDIDAHLSKARVG